The Streptomyces sp. NBC_01268 genome window below encodes:
- the galE gene encoding UDP-glucose 4-epimerase GalE — MTWLITGGAGYIGSHVVKSMTEAGERVVVLDDLSSGDPARVPAGVPLERGTVLDRSFLDRVLAAHGIRGIVHLAAKKAVGESVERPLHYYRENVSGLQVLLEAAAAAGVDSFLFSSSASVYGTPDTDLVTEDTPCAPLSPYGETKVAGEWMVRSVGRAHSMATGCLRYFNVAGTATAELADTGFFNLVPMVFQRLDAGQAPLVFGDDYATPDGTCVRDYIHVADLAEAHLAAARRLAELAAAGEHRDLTLNIGRGEGVSVREMIDLIREVTGRPVEPEVVARRPGDPAKVVASAERISAELGWKARHDVRSMIASAWAAHTGGTVQPAE; from the coding sequence ATGACGTGGCTCATCACCGGCGGCGCCGGCTACATCGGTTCCCATGTCGTCAAGTCCATGACCGAGGCCGGTGAGCGGGTGGTCGTCCTGGACGACCTCTCCTCCGGCGACCCGGCCAGAGTCCCCGCGGGGGTGCCGCTGGAGCGCGGCACCGTCCTCGACCGGTCCTTCCTCGACCGGGTCCTCGCCGCGCACGGGATCCGCGGGATCGTCCACCTCGCCGCGAAGAAGGCCGTCGGCGAATCCGTCGAACGCCCGCTGCACTACTACCGCGAGAACGTGTCGGGCCTCCAGGTCCTGCTCGAAGCGGCCGCCGCGGCCGGCGTCGACTCCTTCCTCTTCTCCTCCTCCGCCTCGGTCTACGGGACCCCCGACACCGACCTGGTCACCGAGGACACCCCCTGCGCGCCGCTCAGCCCGTACGGCGAGACCAAGGTCGCCGGCGAGTGGATGGTCCGCTCCGTCGGCCGGGCCCACTCCATGGCCACCGGCTGCCTGCGCTATTTCAACGTCGCGGGCACCGCCACCGCCGAACTCGCCGACACCGGCTTCTTCAACCTCGTCCCCATGGTCTTCCAGCGCCTCGACGCAGGACAGGCGCCGCTCGTCTTCGGCGACGACTACGCCACCCCCGACGGCACCTGCGTCCGCGACTACATCCATGTCGCCGACCTCGCCGAGGCCCATCTGGCCGCCGCCCGCCGGCTCGCCGAGCTGGCCGCGGCCGGGGAGCACCGGGACCTCACGCTCAACATCGGGCGCGGGGAGGGCGTTTCGGTACGGGAGATGATCGACCTGATCCGCGAGGTCACCGGCCGTCCCGTCGAACCCGAGGTCGTCGCCCGTCGCCCCGGCGACCCGGCGAAGGTGGTCGCATCCGCCGAACGGATCTCCGCCGAGCTGGGCTGGAAGGCCCGCCACGACGTCCGCTCCATGATCGCCTCGGCCTGGGCGGCGCACACCGGCGGCACCGTCCAGCCCGCGGAATAG